The nucleotide window CGGCGGCTCCGACCAGTCGGCCATCAACGCGATCCGCTCCGCGGGCGGCGACGTCGTCGTCTCCTTCGGCGGCTGGAGCGGCAACAAGCTCGGCGAGCACTGCACGAGCGCGTCCGCCCTGGCCGGGGCCTACCAGAAGGTGATCGACGCCTACAAGCTCAAGGCGATCGACATCGACATCGAGGCCACCGAGATGTCCAATGCCACCGTCCGGCAGCGCGTCATCGACGCGCTGAAGACCGTCAAGTCCAACAACTCCGGGATCAAGACCTACATCACCATGGGCACGACGCCCAGCGGCCCCGACTCGGACGGCACCGACCTGATCAACAAGGGTGCCGCCGCCGGGCTCGCCAACGACGGCTGGGTGATCATGCCGTTCGACCTGGGCGGCCACAGCGGTTCGATGGGCAGCGTCAGCACGACCGCCGCGGACGGGCTGAAGAACGCGGTGAAGAACTCCTACCACTACACCGACTCGGTCGCCTACACCCACATCGGCATCTCGTCGATGAACGGCAAGACCGATGAGTCCGACGAGACCGTCACCACGGGCGACTTCAACACGATCCTGTCCTATGCCCAGTCGCACCACCTGGCCCGGCTCACCTTCTGGTCGGTCAACCGGGACCGCCAGTGCGCCTCGGGCGGCGCGAGCGACTC belongs to Actinoallomurus bryophytorum and includes:
- a CDS encoding chitinase gives rise to the protein MPARSRTLLAVATMALAAAQVALATPSQAASPGVAVAPYEYLGWGSPQSPTSVMSATGVKWLTLAFMLSDGGCNPKWDGSRALTGGSDQSAINAIRSAGGDVVVSFGGWSGNKLGEHCTSASALAGAYQKVIDAYKLKAIDIDIEATEMSNATVRQRVIDALKTVKSNNSGIKTYITMGTTPSGPDSDGTDLINKGAAAGLANDGWVIMPFDLGGHSGSMGSVSTTAADGLKNAVKNSYHYTDSVAYTHIGISSMNGKTDESDETVTTGDFNTILSYAQSHHLARLTFWSVNRDRQCASGGASDSCSGVSQSAYAYTKIFAQYTG